Proteins from a single region of Vulgatibacter sp.:
- the queC gene encoding 7-cyano-7-deazaguanine synthase QueC, translating to MKRAVVLLSGGLDSTTCLAIATRRDGYEAHCLSFAYGQRHADEVEQARQVAGRLGAASHRVVRMNLEAIGGSALTDHSIAVPKGRDEASIGAGVPITYVPARNTVFLSVALGLAEVLEAEAIYLGVNALDYSGYPDCRPAFVEAFSQLAKVATAAGLEGHAPRIEAPLLQLGKAEIIRLGVSLGVDYGITHSCYDPAPGGLACGACDACLLRAKGFADAGVADPTRYVR from the coding sequence TTGAAGCGCGCGGTGGTGCTGCTCTCGGGCGGCCTCGACTCGACGACGTGCCTCGCCATCGCCACCAGACGCGACGGCTACGAGGCCCATTGCCTCTCCTTCGCCTACGGGCAGCGCCACGCGGACGAGGTGGAACAGGCCCGGCAGGTGGCGGGCCGCCTCGGCGCCGCGTCGCACCGGGTGGTGCGGATGAACCTCGAGGCGATCGGCGGAAGCGCCCTCACCGACCACTCGATCGCGGTGCCCAAGGGGCGCGACGAGGCGAGCATCGGGGCCGGCGTGCCGATCACCTACGTGCCCGCCCGCAACACCGTCTTCCTCTCCGTGGCGCTCGGCCTCGCCGAGGTCCTCGAGGCGGAGGCGATCTACCTGGGCGTCAACGCCCTCGACTACAGTGGCTACCCCGACTGCAGGCCCGCCTTCGTGGAGGCCTTCTCGCAGCTGGCGAAGGTGGCCACCGCTGCGGGGCTCGAGGGGCACGCACCGCGGATCGAGGCGCCGCTCCTCCAGCTCGGCAAGGCGGAGATCATCCGGCTCGGCGTCTCCCTCGGCGTGGACTACGGCATCACCCACTCCTGCTACGACCCGGCGCCGGGCGGCCTCGCCTGCGGCGCCTGCGACGCCTGCCTCCTCCGGGCGAAGGGTTTCGCCGATGCGGGCGTCGCCGATCCGACGCGCTACGTTCGTTGA